Genomic DNA from Edaphobacter lichenicola:
CAAGATCTACCGGATGCCGCTTCCCTACACCGTGGAACAGCTCTCGGCCGCAGTGATCGATGTGGTCGAAGCTAACGGCGTTGCTCCTTGCTACATCCGCCCGATTGCCTTTCGCGGGTATGGTGAGCTTGGCGTCAATCCGCTGAAGTCGCCGGTTGAGGTCTACATCGCAAACTATCCCTGGGGCAAGTACGTTCCGGGCACCTCCGGAGCCGATGTCTGCGTGTCGAGCTGGAGCCGGCTTGCTCCGAATACGATGCCGACGCTCGCCAAGGCCGGTGCGAACTATATGAACTCGCAGCTGATTCGCATGGAGGCCGAGATCAACGGCTACTCCGAGGGCATCGGCCTCGATACCAATGGCTACCTCTCTGAAGGCTCGGGGGAGAACCTGTTCCTGGTGCGCGGTGGCGCGCTCTACACCACTCCGCTGGCGAACTCGGTTCTAAACGGTATCACCCGCAGCTCCGTTCTCACCCTGGCCAAGCAGCTCGGCATCGAAGTGGTCGAGCAGGCGCTTCCCCGCGAGATGCTCTATATCTGCGATGAGGCCTTCTTTACTGGAACCGCCGCCGAGGTAACACACCTCCGTTCGGTCGATCGGATTATGGTGGGCGACGGCACGATGGGCCCGATCACCAAGGCTCTGCACGATGAGTTCTTCGGCATCGTCCACGGCACACTGCCGGACCGCCACAACTGGCTGACGCCGGTGAATGTGAAGGTCGGCGAACCGGTCGGCGTATAAGCAACTGAAAAGTCACAAATAGAGAAGAGGCAGCCATAGCGGCTGCCTCTTCTTTTGTGTGTGCCAGTTCCCCTCGCGTTGTTCGGGCCTTGGATAACCGAACGATACCGTGACGGTATCGCACCCTCCGGTTATAGATTGATCCTGTCGCCGTGGCTCGGAGGCTGGCTGGTGACGAGTATGCGCGTTGGGTTCGAACTGCGGTTGAAGACCTGATGCTGCTGGCCGGGAGAGACCTCTATACCTGCGCCGGCTTGAAGGACGAAGCTGTGCCGCTCCACGTCAATGGTCAGCTCTCCTTCAAGAACATAGAAGAACTGGCGGGAACGGAGGTGGAGGTGCCGGACTTCGCTTGTGCCGGGTGGCATGAGCTCTTCGATGATGCTGAGGTCGGTTGTCCTGACGAGATGCCAGCCGTCGCAGTCGTCTCCTTGAGGGCCACCCCATCGGTAGTGCTCGGCCGTCTGTGGGCTGATGATCTGCGGGCTGATGATCTGAGTCATCGGGAGTCGTTCCAGTTGCGAGCTAGTTGGAGCCTCGCGGAACGTTTCGCATTCCGAGGACGTGGAAGTCCTTGAGGCCGCCCTTGAGAACATAGACCAGCGCGTTATTTCCATTCGGATCGGTCGGTCGCAGGAAGAAGCCCGACTCGAGCACGAAGTCCCGGGTGTTGCTGATGATGCCTTCGATCATCTCTCCGTCGTAGAAGTAGACGCGCACCCACAGGCCCGGTACGACGGGCGCATGCTCGTGAAAGTGGAGAGCCCTGTGACGCAGATCGCCATCGAAGGTCTTGACGAAAAAGACGGCCTTCGCATCCTTGGTGGGGACATCCTCCACGACGTCCGAGTCCAGGAGCTTCAGCCGGATCGAGTCCAGGGGATAGACGGGATCATTGCGCAGAAGCTGTTCGATCGAACCAAGCTCCTGCGGTTCCGCGAGACCGCGAACAGCATGGTTCTCGTAACGGACGACGACTCGATACGCGTCGGAGGGCTCTTT
This window encodes:
- a CDS encoding branched-chain amino acid transaminase, producing the protein MPIQTTTNIWHNGSLIPWDKAQIHVMSHVVHYGSSVFEGIRCYAQPNAASIFRLPEHMARLVDSAKIYRMPLPYTVEQLSAAVIDVVEANGVAPCYIRPIAFRGYGELGVNPLKSPVEVYIANYPWGKYVPGTSGADVCVSSWSRLAPNTMPTLAKAGANYMNSQLIRMEAEINGYSEGIGLDTNGYLSEGSGENLFLVRGGALYTTPLANSVLNGITRSSVLTLAKQLGIEVVEQALPREMLYICDEAFFTGTAAEVTHLRSVDRIMVGDGTMGPITKALHDEFFGIVHGTLPDRHNWLTPVNVKVGEPVGV
- a CDS encoding cupin domain-containing protein; the encoded protein is MTQIISPQIISPQTAEHYRWGGPQGDDCDGWHLVRTTDLSIIEELMPPGTSEVRHLHLRSRQFFYVLEGELTIDVERHSFVLQAGAGIEVSPGQQHQVFNRSSNPTRILVTSQPPSHGDRINL
- a CDS encoding DUF6982 domain-containing protein, giving the protein MEQEGRGKRSANQLQGAPVQDQAVRPVSAEQPRIVGSQARSQVAEKEPSDAYRVVVRYENHAVRGLAEPQELGSIEQLLRNDPVYPLDSIRLKLLDSDVVEDVPTKDAKAVFFVKTFDGDLRHRALHFHEHAPVVPGLWVRVYFYDGEMIEGIISNTRDFVLESGFFLRPTDPNGNNALVYVLKGGLKDFHVLGMRNVPRGSN